In Candidatus Dadabacteria bacterium, a genomic segment contains:
- a CDS encoding radical SAM protein encodes SLQLRPGAPIYQQWQEGLFELPDKFQMIEELETIVENTELSDGYFYSNHISNYLPVRAKFPEEKNRVLEERKEVLKTRDEAFLRPDYYRDVVNQY; translated from the coding sequence TTTCTCTCCAGCTTCGTCCCGGGGCACCGATTTACCAGCAATGGCAGGAGGGTCTCTTTGAACTTCCGGACAAGTTCCAAATGATAGAGGAGCTTGAGACTATTGTTGAGAATACGGAGCTTTCCGACGGCTATTTCTACTCGAATCACATATCAAATTATCTTCCCGTCAGGGCGAAATTCCCTGAAGAAAAAAACAGAGTACTGGAAGAGAGAAAAGAAGTGTTAAAGACAAGAGACGAAGCTTTCCTTCGTCCAGATTACTACAGAGACGTGGTGAACCAGTACTGA